CGTCGCGTGGCGAACTCGCTCCGGCAGGAATTTCGTCGCGAGGTAGAACGTCTTTCCCGTCCGTCGCTGGATGGCCTTGCCGGCGTCGATGTGTTCCTGTTGCATTGCTGAACTTCATCCGAGTCGACGACGCGAACGCAACCGTCACCGACCGTCGGATGTCTGACAACGACGGATGGTTATAAAATACCTAGGCCTCACTAGTGGGGTCGCCGGCAAACAGTTCCTCGAGCAGCTTTCGCTGTGCGGCCCGGAGGTGCTGGTGGAACGTCGACCGGGAGACGTCCATCGATTCGGCCAGTTCCTCGCCGGAGACGCCCCGCGGCCAGTCGAAGTAATCGGCGTAGTAGGCCTTCCGTAACGCCGTCTGCTGGCGGTCCGTCAGTTTGGTTTCGATCGTCGACTGCAGATCTCGGGGCGTCCGCGTCGGCTGGTCCGTCTCGTGGTAGCTGCGCAGTTCGACGCGATCGTACCGCTCCTCGAGCAGGTCGTACGCCGAGCGGGCGGCCTGGCCGTTTGGCAACTCCAGGGCCAGATCGAGTACCCGATCGTCGGCGTCGAATCGCTGGATCACGGCGCCGTGGTCGGCCAGTGCGGTGATGACGCCGTTTCCGAGCGCTAACTCGAGGACGACGCTGTCGTCGTACTCGGTCAGCACGGACGCGTTCTCGACGTCCTCGAGGGCGGTCGCAGCGTCGACGGCGCGGTCGGCGTCGGCCGTTTCGACGCGGAAGAACGCCAGCGGCGTGCCGCCCTCGTCGTAAGTCAGCCCGCGGTAGATGACCGTCGTCGACAGCGCGTCGGCGAGTTCCGTGACGAACAGCGACGGGTCCTCGATCGTCGCCTCGAGTTCGACGACGGTCTCGGTCGTCAGCATGCGCCGCGCCTCGATGGCGTTCAGCGCCGTCGAGACCGTCTCCGCGAGCGACTCGAGGATCGGGAGCTCGCGTTCGTCGAACACCGCCGGCTCGGCGGCGAAGAGCGTGAGCACGCCGTAGGTGACGTCGCCGTAGGTCAGCGGGATCGCAGCGACTGCGTGATACTGCTCGCCCGCTCCGGTCGGCCACCACCGGTCGGCGTCCTCGAACTCCGCGAGATCCTGAATCACGTAGGGCTCCGCTTCCTCGAGCGCGCGGACGGCAGGATGCGTCTCGTCGGAGCCGAGAACGAGATCGTCGTCCTCGAGGGGGACGTCGTCCCGACCGGCCCACTCGCGGGGCGAGACCCGTCGCGTCGTCACGTCGACGCGGCCGATCCAGGCGAGGACGTAGGGATCGGTGTCGACGAGTCGGCGACAGACCCGCCGCTCGATCTCGTCGCGGCTGCCGGCGCCGACCGCGGCGTCGGTAACCTCGCGGACGAGTCCGTCGACGCGCTCGAGGACGTGTTCCAGCGCGCGGTGCTCTTCGCGCACCTGTTCGGCGGATTCCTCGGCGGCGATTTCGGCCAGTTTCCGCTCGGTGATCTCGAGGTGGACGACCGTCACCCGCACCGCATCATCGGCGGTGAACCGGCCCGCTCGCATCATGAACCACCGCTTCTGATCGGGCGAGTGACAGGGGTACTCCATCGAAAACGAGTCGCGCTCGCCCTCGAGCACCGACTCGAGGCCCTCGGTCGCGCGCTGGGCGTGTTCGTCGTCGTCCGCGTCCATCGCAGCGGTGGCGACGTAGTCGTAGCCGACGTGGTCGTCCGTCTCGCCGGCTTCGAACTCGCGCCAGGAGCGATTCGTCAGGAGGATCTCGCCGTCGTCGTCGAGTACGGCGACGGTGATCGGGAGCGTCTCGAGAGCCGCGGCGGCGAGTGCATCCCCGGTGGCCATCGCCCGTAGTTTCGGGTTCGAGTGTAATAACGAATCTGGAGCGCGCGCGATAGGCAGGTCCAAGTGTGATTACAGAATGGGGAGCCGCTATTGACCGGCGAGCGGGGCGTCGCCGTCCTCACCTCCCGCCTCAAGTACCTACTCGAGCAGTTCGTCCCGGAGCATGGGGATGAACGTCCCGATGTCGGTGACCATGCCGATCGCTTGCGCGCTGCCGCGGTCGAGCAGTTGGGTGACCGTCGCGGGGTTGATGTCGACGCAGACGGTCTTGGTGGTCGAGGGCAGGCAGTTCCCGACGGCGACGGAGTGCAACAGCGTCGAGAGCATGAGCACGAGGTCGGCCTCGTGGGCCTGCTCGCGGATCGCGTTCTGGGCCTCGATCGAGTCGGTGATCGTGTCCGGGAGCGGGCCGTCGTCGCGGATCGAGCCCGCGAGCACGAAGGGGACGTCGTTCGCAACGCACTCGTACATCACGCCCTCGTCGACGACGCCCGCCTCGACGGCTTCCTCGATGCCGCCCAGCCGGACGATCTCGCTGATCGTGTAGATGTGGTGCTTGTGGCCCTCCCGCGGGTGCTCTAAGTTCTCCGTGTCGACGCCCAGCGAGGTGCCGTACAGGTCGCGCTCTAAATCGTGGACCGCGAAGCCGTTGCCGGCGCTGAGTGCGTCGACGTAGCCCGCACCCACGAGGTCCGCGAGGGCGTCCCGGCCCCCTGCGTGGACGATCGCCGGACCGCAGACCGCGAGCACGTTCCCGTCCTCGGCCTGCACTTCGCGCATCTCGTCGGCGATCTCCTCGATGAGCGACTCGGAGGGACGCTCGCTCGAGACGCCGCCCTGCATAAACCCGAAGGAGCCGCCGCCGTCGCGGGGCCGCTCGGGTGGTTCGACGCGGATGCCGGTCTCGCCGGTGACGACGAGGTCGCCCTCCTCGACGGCGTTCAGGACTTTGGTGGAAACCCGTGGCTCACCGTCGCCTTCGCCGGCGTCGCCGGTTCCTTGCGGATCCGCCGGATCCCCCCGCTCGACCACGAGTGCACAATCCATCTCGGGGTCTGCGACCTCGACCCACTCACCGTCGACGCGGACGTAGGTCGGGTGGTTCGTCGTCGAGTAGAAGTCGATCGGCACGACCCCGTCCTCCGGCGCCGGCTCGAGCGTCGCGTCGCGGGGGTCGGCGACGGTCGCGCCCTGCTGGTTGAGTTCGTGGAGGATCGCCCGCAAATCTTCTTCGGTGTCGGCCATGACGGTCATCCGGCAGTACGTCTCGGCGTGTTTGTGGCGGCCGACCTCGAACTCCTCGACTTCGAACTCGCCGCCCATGTCCATCACGACGCCGAAGCAGTGGCCCATCGTCCCCGAATCGATGATGTGGCCCTCGAGTTCGACGGTACGCGCAACTGTCATTGGGGGTAGTTAGACGGCATGGCCTAAGACAGTGGAGGTTTTCGACCAGCACGTTCGCGGTCAGCCGGTGTTCATCGCAGCGCCGCTCGGCAGGCGGTATCGAGGTAATCGTACCGAAACCGTTACTTTCACAACTCCGAAACTGATATAATTGCGAACACTTTTGTACGGAGTCGTGGACTCCTCCCACGGAGATCGCACGTGCGTCCGATTCGCCGACGGCAACCGGACGTCGTCGCCCCTGTCACGACGACGGTAGACACGCTGTCGTCGGCCGACGCGACGCGCTCGAGGGAACGCCGGCGACGGAACGTGGGACGATCCGCGGCGAGCGGCGGGCCGACGAAGAGATCTCCGAGTGACCGGCAACTCGAGTCGATCGGCGAGACGCGATCGTGACCGCAATCGCGATCGCCCGCCGAACCGAGTGCCGTCACACGCTCCCCCATCCTTCCCTAATTCGGCGGCGTCGCTCCCGGAGCAACCTATATGGCACTCGGTGACATACCATCGCGTATGGCCACCGACACAGCCACAGCGCTCTCACGATGTCGTAACTGCGGCTTCGAGGCGCCGGGCGGCGACGACGCGTGGATCCGACTCGAGGTCCCGAAACTGGGCCGGATGACACAGTGTCCGAACTGCGAGAGTACGGACGTCATTACGCGACGGTAACGCCGTCGCGACGGGGTCGAGCGCAAGTTGTGAGCAGACAACTGGGAACTCGCGCGACGCGGACAAACTCTTGAACGTCACCCTCCTACACCACGTATGGAATCCGAGAACGACCGCACCGCAGACGACCTACCGAAAAGCGACGCGGAGTGGCGCGAGCGACTCAGCGACGAGGAGTACCGCATCCTCCGCGAAGCCGGCACCGAGCCACCGTTCAGCGGCGAGTACGTCGACCACAAGGACGACGGCAGCTACGCCTGCACGGCCTGCGGCGCCGAACTGTTCGACTCCGAGACGAAGTTCGAGTCGGGCTGTGGCTGGCCCAGTTTCTACGACGTCGACGACGACAAGGTCGAGACCCGTCTCGACACCAGCCACGGCATGCGCCGCACCGAAGTCCTCTGTGCCGAGTGCGGCGGCCACCTCGGCCACGTCTTCGAGGACGGCCCCGAGCCGACGGGCAAGCGCTACTGCATCAACAGCGTCGCCCTCGAGTTCGAGGACGACGAGTAACAGAATCACGACGAGTAACGGAATCGCGGGACGGCGCGCGACCGAGATCGCCACAACGCGCCAAATCGGGCGAGGCGAGTGCAGGCAGCATTCTTTTCGACGTACCCGGCCGATCACCACCCGTATGTCGAGCGAACGCCCTACCGCCGAGGAACTCCGCCAGGGAATCACCGTCGAGATCGTGCAGGGCGATCAGGACGTCCAGTCCGAGGATCAGGAGCCGATCGTCGGCGAAATCGGGACGATCTACGGCGACGATCCGAAGGGGCCGGAGGTGGAGCTGAAAAGCGGCGTCGTCGGCCACGTGCAGTCGGTCGTTGCGGACGAGTAACGCTCACGCGACGTTCTCCTTGCGCTCGTCTTCGTCCGATTTCGATCACGAGCCAGTCACGAGCAGCGTCGGCTCCGCCCGGTAGGGACACCGTACCGGCACAAGGAACTTCCTGCCGTCCGTTGAGGGCGGGATCGAACGCAGTTCATGGCTGACTCCGACTCGAGACCCAGACTCCGAACGCTCGCCCGCGACGTCGCCGCGGTCGCCCGCGAGCGCCAGCTAAGCGTCAAGTCAGCGGGACTGGCCTACCACGCCGTCAATACGCTCGTCCCCTTGCTCATCCTCGCGCTCGTCGGCGCCGCGCTGGTCGACTCGCTCGAGCCGCTGCTCGCGGCGGTCTCGAGTGCGACCGGACTCGGCGGAACGGGACTCGAGGGGGCGGCGGCGACCGCAAACGGTAGCGCTCGGAGGCGAGCCGCCGTGCTGGCGCTGTGTATCCTCCTGTGGAGTGCGGTTCGGCTGTTTCAGGCGATCAACAGCGCGTTCACCGACGTCTACGGCTCGCGGAAGGACGCGTTGTACGTCGACGCGGCGACGACCGTGACGCTCGTGACGGCGCTCTACGTCGTCCTCGCGACGGCGACGCTTTCGGTCGGCGTCGCGCTGGTCAGCGTCGTCGGACTGAGCGTCTCGGTGCTTGGTGGCCTCCCGCTTGCCGCGGGCGGGTCTGTCCTCCTCGCGGCGCTCTTGACTGGCGTCTTCCTGCCGATGTACTACTGGTTTCCGCAAGCCGACGTCTCGGTACGGGAGGTGCTCCCGGGAACCGCGTTCGCGGCCCTCTCCTGGACCGCGCTGGCCGGCGGCTTCCGGCTCTACGTCGCGACCTCCGAGAGCGTCGCCCTGTTCGGCGTCGCCGGCGCGGTCCTCCTGATTCTGACGTGGGTGTACCTCGGCGGGCTCTGCCTACTGCTCGGTGCAGTCTTGAACGCCGTGCTCGCGGGACGCGTCGAACCGGAGGACGGCTGGGTGCCGATGCGGGACCTGTGGTCGGAGTACGCGGACGTGTTCAAGTGACCGCCAGACGTATTGGCTGTCCGAGAGAAGAGCCGTTCAGCCTCCGATGTCGACCCCGCTGCGTTCGGCGATCGCCCGCAACCTGACTGTTGCCAAGCTCGCGGTCACGGTTGGCTTCCCCGCAGCGACGGTGACGTTTCTGACCCTCTCGATCGTCCTCGAGGGCACGGGATTGATGAGTGCGGAGCGGATCCTGTCGTCGCGTCCGGAACTCGTCGGTCTCCTCGGCTGCTCGCTGCTGATCGGCTTGCAGGTCGCGGCCGAAGTCGCCGCCGTCCGCGTCGACGGCGCGGGCGCCGTCAATCGCGGGCCGTGGCCGATCGTCGTCGGCCGATACCTGTTGGGGATCGGCGGTATCGGCCTCTTTCTGATCGCGGTCTCGTGGGTCGGACTCTCGGCGGCGCTGGCGGCGCTCAGCGGCGAAACTACCGATCCGAGCCTGCTGATCGGTATCGCAGCCGCCTACCTCTGCTACAGAAGCGCGAGTGCGTTCCGCGACGGGTTCCGAAGCCGGAGCGACGAGGGGTAGGAGGGCGACGCCGCTATCGGCCACTCTGTCATTCCCGAAACGCTGCGTAGATCGTCTCCGCCCGCGTCTCGCCGATCCCGTCGATCCGCGTGAGGTCCTCGAGGTCGGCCGCGAGCAGCGATTCGACGGTTGGATACCGCTCGTACAGCGTGGTCGCAAGTTCGGGACCGATACCGTCGATGCAGCCGTACATCCGCTTGGTCGTCGGTTCCCTGCGACTCGCGACCGCGCCGACCGGGAGTCGCCGGCTCGAGGGATCTTCCGCGTGTTTCCGGCCGAGCCGAATCGCGAAGTCGACGAGTCGGCTGCGATCCGTACAGGGGACGACGGGTACCTCGTGGCGGGCCGTAATCGAGGCCATCGAGCCGCGGATCGACTCGGGGGAGACGGCCGTCCGCAGCGACTCGAGGTCGAGGAAGTCGCCCTCCAGCAGGAGGTAGGAGTGGTCGTAGGAGTCGGCCATCCGCGCGACCTGCTCCTCGAGGTCGGGGCCGGAGCGGCCCATCGCCGTGCTGACGTAGTCGCGGGGCGTCTTCCGTTCGAAGCCGATCGAGTCGATCGCGATGTCACCCGACGGGAGCCGGTCGACGACGACCTCCGTCACGTCGGGGTGCTCGCGGACGGCCTCGACGAGGCCCGCGGGCTCCCGGTCGTCGACGGTGACGACGACGCGCATACTCATACCGGGTGGAGGGGCTCGAACGATGAACGGGTGTCGGTTCGACGCGGCGTCGCTACGTCAGTTCGGTATGGCGAGCGGCCCGATCGGGCTGACTCGAGCGGAGTACCACTGTGACACCGCGCGTACTTTTTTCTCCCCAGACTGTGGCTCTGTTGATATGGTCAGTTCGGTCGTCGTACTCCTCATCGCCGCCCTCCTGATCCAGTTCCCGATCGCTGTCCTCGTCTACGTCGACGCGAGACGACTCGATCTCGAGCGGCCGGCGATGTACTCCCTCGGCATCCTTTCGGTTCCACTCGCCGGGTGGGTCGTCGTGCTCTGGTATCTCTCGCAGCGGTCGGAACTGCCGCGAGCGGACGAGGCGACGGCCGATTCCGATTAGGAGCGGCCGCCCAGCCCCTCGAGATAGCGAATCGCTTCCTCGTCGGTCACCTGCCCGAACTCGCGGTAGAACTGCCCGACCGCGCGGAAGTTCTCGGGGGTCTCGAGCGCGATCACTTCGTCGGCTTCGGCCTCGAGGTCCGCGACGGACTGGGGCGAGCCGACGGGGACCGCCAGGCCGACGTAGTCGGCGTCGGCCGCGCGAACCTGTCGGAGACACGCCGTCGCGGTCGCGCCCGTCGCGACGCCGTCGTCGACGACAAGGACGCGTTTTCCCTCGATATCGGGCAATCCGTCGGCGTCGCGGTACCGGTCGGCCTTCTCGCGGGCGTTTTGGGCTTCCTCCGTGCGGATCCGTTCGAGGTAGTCGTCGGAGACGCCGAGCCGATCGATGAGGTCGTCGTTGTACCAGACGCTGCCGTCGCTGGCGACCGCGCCCAGCGCCAGTTCCGGGTTGTTCGGTGCCCCCATCTTTCGGGCGACGACGACGTCGAGATCGGCCTCGAGCGCGTCCGCGACCGGCCGCGCGACGGGCAAGGCCCCGCGCGGGATGCCGAGGACGACGTCGGCTTCGACGCCCCGCGCCTCGAGTTCGGCCGCGAGTCGATCGCCCGCTTCGCTTCGAGTGGTGAACATGGTCGGGACTAGGCGGGCAACGCCCTTTGCGTTACCGTAGCACACGACGGGGCTGACGTTCGACGCAAGAGGAAGTCGGGAAGCCTCGAGCACGGTCGCACCCTGGCGACCGGACTGGAACACGCTTGCCGAACCACTACCCGTTCCGGTTCGGGAAGTGGCGTATGGGACGACTCCAGCGAACGCTCTCGAACGTCTCCGAGGAGTCGGGGATGGACAACGGCCGCGTCGCCGTCGTCGGCGGCAGCATCGACTACCCGAACCAGCCGGCGATCACCGGCATGGCGGCGCTGCGGACCGGGTCGGACCACGTCCGGGCGCTGGTCGCCGAGAACATCTACGAGATCGTCGCGAGTCACTCGCCGAACCTGCTGACGAGTTACTACGCCGGCGAGCGGTTCAGCGAGGACGCCGTCGAGCAAACCCTGGATATCTGCGAGTGGGCCGACGCGCTCGTGATCGGTCCCGGACTCGTCGACGCGGAGACCGAAGCGGTCTGCGAGACCATCGACGGCGTCGACGTGCCGGTCGTCGTCGACGCGCTCGCGATCGAGCCCGCGCTCGACGCCGACCTCTCGAGTGCGATCCTCACGCCGAGCAGTTCGGAGGACGATCCGATTCGGGACGGCTACGGCTCGCTCGAGGCGTTTACGGAGGAGACGGGCGCGGTCATTACGCTGACCGGCGGCGTCGACGAGATAATCACCGGCGGCGAACGGCTGCGCAACGAGACGGGAACGTCGGCGATGACCGTCGCCGGGACCGGCGACACGATGGCCGGGATCACGGCCTCGCTGCTCGGACAGGGGATGGACCGGACGGAAGCCGCGGAACTAGGCGCGTGGATCCTCGGCAAGAGCGGCGAACTCGCGACGGCCGAGTACGGGCCGGGCGTCCTTGCGACGGACGTGATCGAGCGGATCCCGGATACGATCCGGTAAGAGAGCACAAATCGGCGGCGGCCGATTATCGACCGCGCACCGCGGGCAGCGTGAACGAGAACGTCGAGCCCTCGCCGGGTTCGGAGTCGACCCAGATGTCGCCGCCATGGCGCTCGACGATCCGTTGACAGAGCGCCAGCCCGATGCCCGTCCCCTCGTACTCCTCGCGGCTGTGGAGGCGATCGAAGACGGTAAACACCCGATCCTGATCGGCCGGATCGATGCCGATCCCGTCGTCTTCGACCGAAATCACCCACTCCCGTCCGCGGCGGGTCGCATCGACGCGGATCGCCGGCGGGGTATCGCCGCTGTACTGGATCGCGTTCTCGAGTAAGTTCTGGAAGACCTGGCGCAACTGGCTCGCGTCGCCCTCGACGCGGGGGAGGTCGTCGGTCGCGATCTCGGTGCCGGTCTCTTCGATCTGAATCTGGAGGTCCGCTCGAACGTCGTCGACGAGCGCGTCCAGTTCGACCGGCTCGAGCGGATCGCCCTGGGTCTCGATCCGGGAGTAGGCCAGCAGGCCGTCGATCATCTCGCGCATGCGGTCGGCGCCGTCGACCGCGTACGCGAGGAACTCCCGGCCGTCCTCGTCGAAGGCGTCGGCGTAGCGGTTCTCGAGGAGTTGGAGGTAGCTCGTGACCATCCGCAGGGGCTCCTGGAGGTCGTGGGAGGCCGCGTAGGCGAACTGCTCTAAGCGCTCGTTGGACTCCTCGAGCGCTCGTTCCCGTTGGGTTCGCTCGAGTTCGTACTGGATCCACTGGGCCATGAGCTGGTGGAAGGTCCGTTCGGCGTCCGTGAACGGGCGGTCGCGCGAGCCCGTCGAGACGAAGAAGAAGGTCCGATCGGGCTCGGTCTCGAGTTCGATGCGCGTGCCGAGGTACGTCTCGACGCCGAACTCCTCGTAGGCGAGGGTGTTGCCGAACCCGGCTCGTTCTGGATCGGTGATGTCCGCCAGCGGGTCGTCGTCGACGGTGGCCCGACAGTAGGTTTCCGAGAGCGGCGCCTCCGCGCCGGGCTGGAGGTGGTCGTGGTCGTAGTCGCCGTTTACGGCCTGTACGGTGAACGAATCGGTCGCGGGATCGATTTTCGCGATGCCGCCCAGTTCGAGATCGAACCGCTCGCAGCCCAACTCGAACAGATCGTCTACCTTCTCCTCGAACGATCGATCGGGATCGGCGGCGATCCGAGTCAGCGTCTGCTGGTGGTGTTCGCGCTGTTCGCGCTCGAGTTCGTAGCTGACCCACTGGCCCAGCAACTCGAGGAACGTCCGCTCGGTCTCGGAGAACGGCCGGTCGCGGGGCTCCGTACTGCCGAACCAGAACGTTCCGTACGGCGTCGATCCGTCCATCACTCGCGTCCCGATGTAACTCGTCAACCCGAACTCGCGGTGGATCCGATCGTGCTCCCAGTCGGTGCCGCCAACGTCCGCCATCGCGACCGGTTCGTCGGCTTCGATGGTCCGTCGGCAGAAACACCCGTACCCCGGATCCGACCACAGTTCCTCGTCGGGATCGACGCCGAGACCGACCCCCTTCTCCAGCCGGAACTCGCCGCCCCACGCCGGGAGGTGGTTCAGCCCGCCCATCTCGAGGCCGAACCACTCGCAGCCCAACTCGAGCAACTCCTCGAGTTTCTCGTCGAAGTCGCGCTCGGGGTCGGCCGTGATCCGGTAGCTCTCCCGCAGGAACTGCTCGCGTTGTCGGCGCTGGAGTTCGTACTCGATGCACTGTCCCATCAGGTCGAGGAACGTCCGTTCGGCGTCCGTAAACGGGACGGGACGCGCCCTCTCGGAGGCGAAACACAGCGTGCCGTACTCCTCGCCGCCGACGTGGACGGTCGTGCCGAAGTACGCGTCCAGGCCGAACCGCTCGTAGGCGGGGTCGTCGGTCCACCCGGCCTCGGCCGCGTCCTGCACGGCGATCGTTCCCGGCGAGGCGAGGAGTTTCTCGCAGTACGTGTCACAGAGCGAGTCGGTAACGCCCGCCCGAATGCGGTCGTGCTCGCCGACGGCTTCGACGATCTCGAACGACTCCTCGCCGCGGGTTTCCGTGAAGTAACCGATCTCGAGGCCGAGCCGCTGGCGGCCTAGCTCGAGCAGGCGCTCGATCTTCTCGCCGAGCGATGCAGTCGGGTCCGCGATCGTCTCGTAGAGTTCCCGCTGGTACCGCTCGCGGCGCTCGATCGTCGTTCGCGCGTCGGTCCGATCGACGAGCGTCGCCAACTTCCGGTCGAGTTCCCGCGACGGCCGGTCGTCGCCGAAGTACTCCTCGGGCGGCGTGTAGTAGAAGTTCTGACAGACGGTCGCGTCCTCGTAGACGAGAAACGGATGTGTGTTGAGGACGTCGTGGAGAACCTCGGCCGGGAACCGGTTTCGGTTGTACTGACAGAGGACCGCGTAGTCTTCGCCGTCGTAGAGCGGATTGAGGAGTTCCTCGTACTCGCAGACGTCGTCGAGTTCCGTCTCGTCGTCCTCGAGCGCCCACGTCATCTCGGCGGTCGCTCTGAGGCCCGTAAACTCGTCGGCGGTCGCGTCCGCGAGGGCGTCCGCCCAGAACTCGAGCATCGCCTCGCGGTCGAACTCGCCGGTCCGGCGGTAGGTCTCCGCGGCCGTGTGAACGACGAGCGCCCCGGACTCGAGGGCACGATCGACCTCGATCCCGCGCGTTCGCATCGCCTCGAGGACCTCGTCGACGGTGTTGTCGTCGGCGACGTAGAGACACTGTTCGCCGCGCTCGAGTCCTTCTTTGATAAACCGGACGGCCGTTTCGAACTGCTGCTGTCGATCTTCGTAGATGAGGGCGAAGTGGTCGTTGTCGTCGTGGGTCTCGACCGATCCGGGCGGGCCGCGAACATCGCCGGTCGACGCTGTGGACGTGAACCCGCGTTCGTCGTCGGCTGTCTGGTAGCGGCTGGTGTGGGTAGATACCTGTTTGCTCATGAATTCCCTCCGATCGCCCGGCGATCCAGAGACAAACGGATCCTCGGCTTCGGCAGCCGGGCAGGTGCTTCGTACCGGACGGTGCTCGTCGGGCAAAGAGATGAGACCGAGGACAAAAAGGGTGTCGAGGAACCCGTTATACTGGGGGTTTGGAGGTTCAGACGAGAGCGGTGAGTCGCCGGCACGAGCGATGCGGGGACGCCAGTCTCGACGGCTGTTCGACGGCGTAGACTGAATACCGAGCCCGTGCTACGTGCACACATGTCGGAGCAATCAGCTCGACCGACGACCGAAACCGAGACCGAGGCCGAAACCGATGACATCGACCACCCCGTTTTCGCCGCGCTCTACGATCTGCTCCCCGACTCGGTGCTGCTCAGACCCCACCGCGAGTACCTCGCACGGGACCTCTCGGGACGGGTCCTCGAGATCGGCCCGGGAAGCGGGGCGATGTTCCCCTACGTCGCCGACGGCGCGGCGGCCGACCTCGAGTACCACGCGATCGAACCGGATCCGAACATGCGCACGCGTGCAGCGAAAGCGGCCCGCGAGGCCGGACTGTCCGTCGACCTGCGCGACGCTCGGGCCGAGTCGCTGCCCTACCCCGACGACTCGTTCGACGCGGTCGTCTCCGCGCTGGTCTTTTGCACCGTCCAGGACCCCGACGCCGCGCTGGCGGAGCTCGCTCGCGTCCTGCGACCCGACGGGGAGTTTCGGTTCCTCGAGCACGTCGGCAACGACGGCTGGCGCGGAACCGGCCAGAATCTGTTGAACCCGCTCTGGAGCCGGGCGTCGGGCGGCTGTAACCTCACTCGGAATACCGTCTCGCGGTTCGCCGGCCACGACGCGTTCGCCGTCGAGGAGATCGAGCGCCTCGAGTTCGGGTTCTTTCCGGTGACGCCGGTCGTCCGAGGCACGTTGCGCCGGGAGCGCGGCGGTTTGGGAGACGCGCTCGGTGACGAGCCGCTCGAGAGCCTCGGGGATTTATCGGGCTCGGGGTCCCGGCTGTCGATATGAGCAGCGATCGACTGCGGATGACGCCGGGGCCGACCGAGGTCCCCGACGCGGTGCGCCAGCGGATGGCCGAACCGACGCCGAACCCCGATATCGAGAGCGAATTCTTCGATATCTACCGGTCGCTAACGGCTAACCTCGAGCGGATCTACGCGGCGGGCGGGGACGCCGACGATTCGAGTCTCGACCGAGACGTCGCCGTCCTCGGCGGCGAGGGAATTCTCGGCCTCGAGGCCGCCGTCGCCTCGCTGCTCGAGGAGGGCGACCGCGTGCTCTGTCTCTCGAACGGGCTCTACGGCGACGGCTTCGCCGACTTCGTCGAAGACTACGGCGGCGAGGCCGTCACCTGCGAGTTCCCCTGGCGGGAGACCCTCGAGGCCGACGCCGTCCGCGAAGCACTGGAACGCGCCGCCGACGCCGGCGAGCCGTTCGACCTCGCGACGATGGTCCACTGCGAGACGCCGACGGGAACGCTGAACGACCTCGAGCCGGTGCTCGACGCGCTCGAGGAGCACGACCACGACGTACTCTCGATCGTCGACGCGGTCTCCGCG
This portion of the Halopiger aswanensis genome encodes:
- a CDS encoding MEDS domain-containing protein — translated: MSKQVSTHTSRYQTADDERGFTSTASTGDVRGPPGSVETHDDNDHFALIYEDRQQQFETAVRFIKEGLERGEQCLYVADDNTVDEVLEAMRTRGIEVDRALESGALVVHTAAETYRRTGEFDREAMLEFWADALADATADEFTGLRATAEMTWALEDDETELDDVCEYEELLNPLYDGEDYAVLCQYNRNRFPAEVLHDVLNTHPFLVYEDATVCQNFYYTPPEEYFGDDRPSRELDRKLATLVDRTDARTTIERRERYQRELYETIADPTASLGEKIERLLELGRQRLGLEIGYFTETRGEESFEIVEAVGEHDRIRAGVTDSLCDTYCEKLLASPGTIAVQDAAEAGWTDDPAYERFGLDAYFGTTVHVGGEEYGTLCFASERARPVPFTDAERTFLDLMGQCIEYELQRRQREQFLRESYRITADPERDFDEKLEELLELGCEWFGLEMGGLNHLPAWGGEFRLEKGVGLGVDPDEELWSDPGYGCFCRRTIEADEPVAMADVGGTDWEHDRIHREFGLTSYIGTRVMDGSTPYGTFWFGSTEPRDRPFSETERTFLELLGQWVSYELEREQREHHQQTLTRIAADPDRSFEEKVDDLFELGCERFDLELGGIAKIDPATDSFTVQAVNGDYDHDHLQPGAEAPLSETYCRATVDDDPLADITDPERAGFGNTLAYEEFGVETYLGTRIELETEPDRTFFFVSTGSRDRPFTDAERTFHQLMAQWIQYELERTQRERALEESNERLEQFAYAASHDLQEPLRMVTSYLQLLENRYADAFDEDGREFLAYAVDGADRMREMIDGLLAYSRIETQGDPLEPVELDALVDDVRADLQIQIEETGTEIATDDLPRVEGDASQLRQVFQNLLENAIQYSGDTPPAIRVDATRRGREWVISVEDDGIGIDPADQDRVFTVFDRLHSREEYEGTGIGLALCQRIVERHGGDIWVDSEPGEGSTFSFTLPAVRGR
- a CDS encoding class I SAM-dependent methyltransferase → MSEQSARPTTETETEAETDDIDHPVFAALYDLLPDSVLLRPHREYLARDLSGRVLEIGPGSGAMFPYVADGAAADLEYHAIEPDPNMRTRAAKAAREAGLSVDLRDARAESLPYPDDSFDAVVSALVFCTVQDPDAALAELARVLRPDGEFRFLEHVGNDGWRGTGQNLLNPLWSRASGGCNLTRNTVSRFAGHDAFAVEEIERLEFGFFPVTPVVRGTLRRERGGLGDALGDEPLESLGDLSGSGSRLSI